A DNA window from Ornithobacterium rhinotracheale DSM 15997 contains the following coding sequences:
- a CDS encoding DUF4199 domain-containing protein, protein MLKHIIFKSTAILFFLTMVIFTVVQVLFRTQEYFQISQFQYLIATAVSNAFVITTLYAVMAAYNMIKQTNHPNLHFFKVFGLCFSPGVLAGFMSLIAIFAFFYYVQPDWIEQFKNEYLDYSLLDAKEAGDYESVAKVINSEAVRNTNILNIRTFTLISLVIAFFNFSLGIMMALLWKVRTTSSKPNA, encoded by the coding sequence ATGCTAAAACACATTATTTTTAAATCTACAGCGATTTTATTTTTTCTTACCATGGTTATTTTCACCGTGGTTCAGGTTTTATTTAGGACACAAGAATACTTTCAAATTTCTCAATTTCAATATCTTATTGCAACGGCTGTGAGCAATGCTTTTGTTATCACCACGCTCTATGCCGTGATGGCTGCTTACAATATGATCAAGCAAACCAATCACCCTAATTTACATTTTTTCAAAGTTTTTGGGCTTTGTTTTAGTCCAGGTGTATTGGCTGGTTTTATGAGTTTAATTGCGATTTTTGCCTTTTTCTATTATGTTCAGCCTGATTGGATTGAACAATTTAAGAATGAATATTTAGACTACAGCTTGCTCGATGCCAAGGAAGCAGGAGATTACGAAAGTGTGGCAAAAGTAATTAATAGCGAAGCCGTGAGAAACACAAACATTCTGAACATCAGAACCTTTACATTGATTTCTCTTGTAATTGCATTTTTCAATTTTTCGTTAGGAATCATGATGGCTCTTCTGTGGAAAGTTCGCACTACTTCCTCAAAACCAAATGCTTAA
- a CDS encoding polyprenyl synthetase family protein, with the protein MTKIIDKIKNPISEEMNIFEDKFYRSMKTNVSLLDRIMQFIVRRKGKQMRPMFVFLTAKLIGKTTERTYRGASMIELIHTASLVHDDVVDDSNMRRGFFSINALWKNKIAVLVGDYLLSKSVLLATENTDFDLLMVVSNAIREMSEGELLQIEKAKKLDITEEVYFEIIRQKTAALISACCEIGARSVGADEEVAKKMYRFGELVGIAFQIKDDLFDYTNTNIIGKPIGIDIKEQKMTLPLIYSINTASPSEKRWLIRSVKKYNKDKNRVREVIEYVKNHGGLNYSEQVMYDYRDRALRILDDFEDSPAKDSLKTLLNYVVERKH; encoded by the coding sequence GTGACTAAAATAATCGATAAAATAAAGAATCCCATCTCCGAAGAGATGAATATTTTTGAGGATAAATTCTATCGCTCGATGAAGACGAATGTGTCTCTACTCGATCGAATCATGCAATTTATCGTTCGCCGAAAAGGAAAACAAATGAGACCTATGTTTGTGTTTCTAACGGCAAAACTCATAGGCAAAACAACCGAACGCACCTATCGTGGTGCCTCGATGATTGAGCTAATCCACACCGCCTCGCTTGTGCACGACGATGTGGTAGACGATAGCAATATGCGCCGAGGATTCTTCTCAATCAACGCCTTGTGGAAAAATAAAATTGCCGTTTTGGTGGGCGATTATTTATTGTCTAAAAGTGTGCTTTTGGCTACCGAAAATACCGATTTTGATCTGCTCATGGTAGTTTCCAATGCCATACGAGAGATGAGCGAGGGCGAATTGCTACAAATCGAAAAAGCAAAAAAATTAGACATCACAGAAGAAGTTTATTTTGAAATCATTCGCCAGAAAACAGCTGCTTTGATTTCTGCTTGTTGCGAAATCGGGGCTCGCTCGGTAGGAGCTGATGAAGAAGTGGCAAAAAAAATGTACCGTTTTGGGGAATTAGTCGGTATTGCATTTCAGATTAAAGATGACCTATTCGACTACACCAATACCAACATCATCGGGAAGCCCATCGGGATTGACATCAAGGAACAAAAAATGACTTTGCCTTTGATTTACAGTATTAATACAGCATCTCCTAGCGAGAAAAGATGGCTAATCCGTTCAGTGAAAAAATACAATAAAGACAAAAATCGTGTGCGCGAAGTTATAGAATATGTGAAAAATCACGGCGGACTAAATTACTCGGAGCAAGTAATGTACGATTATCGCGACCGCGCACTTAGGATTTTAGATGATTTTGAGGATTCTCCTGCCAAAGATTCGCTCAAGACTTTGCTAAACTATGTGGTGGAAAGGAAACATTAA
- the queA gene encoding tRNA preQ1(34) S-adenosylmethionine ribosyltransferase-isomerase QueA: MKTSDFDFKLPEKLLADRPSRFRDEAKLMVLHRDTQTIEHREFKDLIEYFDEDDVLIRNNTKVFPARLYGNKEKTGAKIEVFLLRELDPETRLWDVLVDPARKIRIGNKLFFGDDDSLVAEVVDNTTSRGRTLRFLFDGNYEEYRAKLKELGTTPLPKYIKREADKEDEERYQTIYATEEGAVAAPTAGLHFSKHLLKRLEIKGVDFAEITLHVGLGTFSPVQVEDLTKHKMESERVIIPASTADRVNKALEDGKRVCAVGTTSMRAIESAVSANKRLNPYEGWTNKYIHPPYDFSIANCMVTNFHTPKSTLLMMISAFAGHDFVMKAYKEAVKKEYKFYSYGDAMLIL; the protein is encoded by the coding sequence ATGAAAACATCTGATTTTGATTTCAAATTACCCGAAAAATTACTTGCAGACCGTCCTTCACGCTTCAGAGACGAAGCAAAATTGATGGTGCTTCATCGTGATACTCAAACCATTGAGCACAGAGAATTCAAAGATTTAATTGAATATTTTGACGAAGATGATGTTTTGATTAGAAACAACACCAAGGTGTTCCCTGCAAGATTATACGGAAATAAAGAAAAAACTGGTGCCAAAATCGAGGTTTTCTTGCTCAGAGAACTTGACCCAGAAACTAGATTGTGGGATGTTTTGGTAGATCCTGCAAGAAAAATCAGAATTGGTAATAAACTTTTCTTTGGAGATGATGATAGTTTAGTCGCTGAAGTAGTAGATAACACAACTTCTCGTGGTAGAACTTTGCGTTTCCTTTTTGATGGAAATTACGAAGAATACCGTGCAAAATTAAAAGAATTGGGGACTACTCCACTTCCTAAATACATTAAGCGTGAGGCAGATAAAGAAGATGAAGAAAGATACCAAACTATCTATGCAACAGAAGAAGGAGCTGTGGCTGCTCCTACTGCGGGGTTGCACTTCTCCAAACATTTGCTTAAAAGACTAGAAATTAAAGGTGTAGATTTCGCTGAAATTACATTGCATGTAGGATTAGGCACCTTCTCTCCTGTACAAGTGGAGGATTTAACTAAACATAAAATGGAATCTGAACGCGTAATCATTCCAGCATCTACTGCCGATCGTGTAAACAAAGCACTAGAAGATGGAAAACGCGTGTGTGCCGTAGGTACTACTTCTATGCGTGCAATTGAATCTGCCGTATCTGCCAATAAACGATTGAACCCATACGAAGGCTGGACTAATAAATACATTCACCCGCCATACGATTTCAGTATTGCAAACTGTATGGTTACCAATTTCCATACACCAAAATCAACTTTATTGATGATGATTTCTGCTTTTGCTGGACATGATTTTGTGATGAAAGCCTACAAAGAGGCAGTGAAAAAAGAATACAAATTCTATTCTTACGGAGACGCAATGTTAATTTTATAA
- a CDS encoding glycosyltransferase family 2 protein — protein MELSIVIPLLNEQDSLVELRQRIADSIENQIQKSYEIIFIDDGSTDDSWHIIQDLAKKHNQVKGIKFRKNYGKAQALNAAFEKAKGNIVITMDADLQDFPEEIPVLYNRMIHENLDLISGWKQKRQDPVLTKNIPSKLFNGVARKTSGLPLHDFNCGLKAYRKELIKNIKLNSDMHRYIPVLAKNAGFTKIAEQPVQHTARKHGKSKFGTSRFVNGFLDLITLWFVGKFGYRPMHFFGAAGTIMFIIGFLTALFIGSQKLYFLAKGIPARLVTNDPFFYISLVAMILGSQLFLAGFLGELIVKTQENKTEYAVAEELNF, from the coding sequence ATGGAACTTTCGATTGTAATCCCACTTTTAAACGAACAAGATTCTCTTGTAGAATTACGCCAAAGAATTGCAGATAGCATTGAGAATCAAATACAAAAAAGCTACGAAATTATATTTATAGATGATGGTAGCACCGACGATTCTTGGCACATCATTCAAGATTTAGCCAAAAAACACAATCAAGTAAAGGGGATTAAATTCAGAAAAAATTACGGAAAAGCACAAGCACTCAATGCTGCATTTGAGAAAGCAAAGGGCAATATTGTCATCACAATGGATGCTGATTTGCAGGATTTTCCAGAAGAAATTCCCGTGCTATACAATCGCATGATTCATGAAAATTTGGATTTGATTTCGGGCTGGAAACAAAAAAGACAAGATCCTGTTCTTACCAAAAATATTCCTTCAAAATTATTTAACGGCGTAGCACGAAAAACCAGCGGTCTCCCACTCCACGACTTCAATTGTGGGCTGAAAGCCTATCGCAAAGAATTGATAAAAAACATAAAACTCAATAGCGACATGCACCGCTACATTCCTGTGCTGGCAAAAAATGCAGGATTTACCAAAATCGCAGAACAGCCCGTTCAGCACACGGCTAGAAAACACGGAAAATCCAAATTTGGAACAAGCAGATTTGTCAATGGATTTTTAGATTTAATCACCCTTTGGTTTGTCGGGAAATTTGGCTATCGCCCTATGCATTTCTTTGGTGCTGCAGGAACAATTATGTTTATCATCGGTTTTTTGACAGCCTTGTTCATCGGCTCGCAAAAATTATATTTTTTAGCTAAAGGAATCCCCGCACGATTAGTAACCAACGATCCATTTTTCTACATATCGCTTGTAGCAATGATCCTCGGTTCGCAA
- the rlmN gene encoding 23S rRNA (adenine(2503)-C(2))-methyltransferase RlmN: MSQSKKDIRKLSLQEIQDFIVSHGEKAFRAKQIYEWLWNKNAHTFEQMSSLSKELRSLLDEHFVIQPIRVEEHQKSEDGTIKNAIKLFDNNVVESVLIPTEKRTTACVSSQVGCSLDCNFCATAKLMRMRNLNVAEIVDQVALIDQQSRENYGIPLSNIVYMGMGEPLLNYNNVVDSIRKITTPFPNGLGMSPRRITVSTSGIPKMIKKLADENLKVGLALSLHSAIEEKRNQIMPFSHKFPLTEILESLQYWYDKTKSRITLEYIIWKNVNDTPEDVKALVKFCKKVPTKVNLIEYNSIGDDKFAQAPEDVTNMYIQALENENIIVNVRRSRGKDIDAACGQLANKNKIAQNL, translated from the coding sequence TTGAGCCAAAGTAAAAAAGACATAAGAAAATTAAGTCTCCAAGAGATTCAAGATTTTATCGTTTCTCATGGGGAAAAAGCTTTCAGGGCTAAACAGATTTATGAATGGCTCTGGAACAAAAATGCACATACTTTTGAGCAAATGAGCAGTCTTTCCAAGGAATTACGCTCTTTGCTCGATGAGCATTTTGTGATTCAGCCTATACGAGTGGAGGAACACCAAAAAAGTGAAGATGGCACCATCAAAAATGCCATTAAGCTTTTTGACAACAATGTAGTAGAATCCGTTTTGATCCCAACTGAAAAGCGAACCACTGCCTGCGTTTCGTCGCAAGTGGGTTGCAGCTTGGATTGTAATTTCTGTGCCACGGCAAAACTTATGCGTATGCGTAACCTTAATGTGGCAGAAATCGTGGATCAAGTGGCTTTAATCGACCAGCAAAGTAGAGAGAATTATGGAATTCCACTCAGCAATATCGTGTATATGGGCATGGGAGAGCCACTTTTAAACTACAACAATGTGGTGGATTCGATTAGAAAAATCACAACGCCATTCCCAAACGGGCTCGGAATGTCTCCGCGTAGAATCACCGTTTCAACTTCGGGGATTCCCAAAATGATTAAAAAATTAGCCGATGAGAATTTAAAAGTGGGCTTGGCACTTTCGCTTCACTCAGCCATTGAGGAAAAACGGAACCAAATCATGCCCTTTAGTCATAAATTCCCATTGACCGAAATTTTAGAAAGTTTGCAATATTGGTACGACAAAACCAAAAGCCGAATCACGCTCGAGTACATCATCTGGAAAAATGTAAACGATACGCCTGAAGATGTAAAAGCACTCGTAAAATTCTGCAAAAAAGTGCCGACTAAAGTAAACTTAATTGAATACAACAGCATTGGCGATGATAAATTTGCTCAAGCTCCTGAAGATGTGACTAATATGTATATCCAAGCACTTGAGAACGAAAATATCATTGTAAATGTTCGCCGTAGTCGTGGTAAAGATATTGATGCCGCTTGCGGACAATTAGCCAATAAGAATAAAATTGCCCAAAACCTATGA